Genomic segment of Esox lucius isolate fEsoLuc1 chromosome 15, fEsoLuc1.pri, whole genome shotgun sequence:
CTctctggaaaacctgcagttaTCAAACAGAATTTCTCATGACTGGCTAGTCCTTAAGATATCATGGGCTTACTTAGTTAGCAAGAACTGCTTTTAGCAATCACACACCCCACTCATGGAATGCCTTGAAAATCTGCCTTAAGTTTGATATTCTGGTGCCCACAAAGAATAattaccagtgatgtgctgggcgatTTTCACtacctgttgcagggccttctggtcggctACGGaacaaccaccaaaccacactgtcgcgcagtttgtcagaatgctctctattgtgcagcagtagaagttcacaaggatcctggaggacAGACGGGcattcttcagcctcctcaagtaGAGTCGCTtcagcacctttttgaccaAGAAAGGACCATGGAGATGTGGaaacccaggaatttgaagctggacacactccacctcagtgtcatcgatgagaactggggcatgactgcagcctttagatttcctgtaatccacaatgagctccttggttttctgtgcgttgagggccaggttgtaaTCAGCGCACCATGcagccaggcacttgacctcctccctgtaggcagactcgtcattgtcactgatcaggcctaccagcgtggtgtcatctgcaaactgTTTAGGAACGCAGTCATGTGTGAAGAGGGattacaggagggggctcagcacacagccttgtggaacaccggtgttcagtatcagggtggaggaggtgaagttgtctaacctgacagtcTGGGTCAGTTGGtcaggaagtccaaagtccagttacagagagaaggactgatccctaggtcatggaatgtgttgaccagcctagaagGGATGACTGTTGGATGCTGAGCTAATGTCTAAGAACAGCATTCTGGAAAgatttatttgatcccctgctgattttgtacgtttgcccactgacaaagaaattatcagtctataattttaacggtaggtttatttgaacagtgacagacagaataacatttataaattgatttgcattttaatgagtgaaataagtattcgacccccctgcaaaacatgacttagtacttggtgacAAAaccccttgttggcaatcacagagatcagaagtttcttgtagttggccatggggtgatggtttggggtgccatgtcatctgctggtgttggtccactgtgttttctgaggtccaaggtcaacgtagccgtctaccaggaagttttagagcacttcatgcttcctgctgctgaccagctttatgtagatttcattttccaacaggacttggcacctgcacacagtgccaaagctaccagtacctggtttaaggaccatggtatccctgttcttaattggccagcaaactcgcctgacattaaccctatagaaaatctatggggtatggtgaagaggaagatgcgatatgccagacctaacaatgcagaagagctgaaggccactatcagagcaacctgggccctcataacacctgagcagtgccacagactgatcgactccatgctacgccacattgctgcagtaattcaggcaaaaggagccccaactaagtattgagtgctgtacatgctcatacttttcatgttcatgcttttcagttggccaacatttctaaaattcctttttttgtattggtattaagtaatattcacattttctgagatactgaatttgtcagttataatcacagttaaaataaataaacatttgaaatatatcagtctgtgtgtaatgaattaatataatatacaagtttccctttttgaatggaattactgaaataaatcaactttttgatgacattctaattttatgaccagcacctgtagagcAGTGACTCCCGGTTTACGTTAGTGTCTGTTCACAATGCTTTGCCCTAACACTGGCTGTAACCACAAGAGATCTAGGTCTCAATCTGATTTCCCTGTatgaagaaatataaaaaagtgaACAGATAATCAAATAGCTTAATCATTAAGCATGCAGATGTGTGCCTCCTGTAATAATTTGCCATTAAGCATTGATTTATGTCCCTTTACATTTTGAAGTAAACAACAGGCTTTCATTATGTTCTCTTTCAGCTTAGGTAAACAGAGACTTACGTAGCCACACAGTCTCAGCTGAAGAGCACAGGAAGAAGTGTGTAGAATAGGACCATTCAACCTCTTTCCTGCTGTGAGTGGGCTGTGCAGAGCATCATAAGACACGGGTGAGGAATTTATCAGGGATTGTTAAGAGTAATTCTGCTGTGTTGTGTCCTCGTGAGCTTATGGATTCCCTATGTTGAGTGTAATTACTGCTAATGACCACCATGATTGTTACATAATGACAAGCGTTAGGATGGTAATAATTACTTACACAGCTTTGATGTTAATGGCATTGACACTAGCGGTAATGATGGTAATGACTGTTAATAAGCATCTGAATTGTGGCATAAGAGACATAGGTAGTAGCACAGGGAATGAAAATTCAACCACTTGCTTGATTGGCTTTTGATTTTGCTGTTAAATGATGTgtcaaacatgaacacatttgACATTCCCAAAtagcatttattcatttttacattACCACAATTTTCTAGGGTGGTCTTAGCCACTACCATTCCCACTTTCACTTCTCTAacaaaaagtatacatttaCCAAAATTATTACCACTAATTCAAAGTTCACATTCCAAAAAGGGGAGATACATTCCTTTGTAGTGTCTACATACTAAAATCATAGAGAACTACAAATAATAACGTTACAGCCTTTTTGTTGGTAACAGAAACAAAACTAAGAGCCATTAAATCATATCAAGCACATGAGCCAcagcctgaaaaaaaaaaaagtttgatctGGTTAAATTTGAGAACTATCCAATGAACTTCCAATTTGTTACCTTGCTGCAAAATGGCCACCAACTATTTTCACTAGTTATATTTTAATCAATCACAATCGCTCTGAAATATAATTGATGTGAAAGTCTCAGGTTATTAATCAAAAGACGAACAAAAGAATAACTGGTTTAAGCAAGGACATTGGAGTTCTCATTCTGTAAATCCCCTTTCAAATTCCTCGATATTTGTCTTTATAAATTGAAAAATGTTGGGACCCATACCTATTAGCGTACTTTCCTTGATGATGCTTAAATTGAGATTATTATGAATTGGGAGCAAAGACAGCACTACATCAAAGTCTTCTTCAAATTGCGCAATAAATTGTAATGTGGTTATAACCTGCCACCTAGTGGCAACAattaatgtatgaaaagacatgGTTCAGCACTCCACTTCAAGTGgtgatctgaaaaaaaagaagaaaaaaagctttacacttttttttctttttttttaaacacacacacaaaaaatatttactacTTTAAATTGGCACAGTCCATGCTCTCAGAGACCCAATAGCGAATTTATAGAAAAGAGGTCTTTCTAcctctttttttatattttcttcatgCGCTTCCTGGGCCTCTGGTTAAACACAGGCGACGTGCCCATGAGTGAGTCGGGTGAGTGTGAGGCGTAGCTGGCGTCCGACGCCACCCCTCCGGGCGAGGGTGCCATTGTGTCTGGCTCACTCATTGTAGACATGGGGCCTCCCTCTTCGAACACATCTCCTCCCAGGACCCCGTGGCCTGACACCTGGCCCTCCTCACCGTCTTGAGGTTCCATCTTCACCTGTGTCAGGTGCCACAAGGGCGAGCTGTTGGCCACTCCACCACCTGTCAGGTATCACGCAGGCCCAGATAAAAACCGGAACATGGTTAGTTACTGTAGACACTATGGTATGAACCAGACCTTTACAACCAAATCTCATGAAAGCATGATATTGAAGTATGAAATGAGGAAGGCAAACACAAGCATGCCATATACATTTCACACTGGAGTATCATCACATTACCCAGGTCAACCTTTGAAGACGAGAGTTTGTAAATAAGGTATAAGCTGTATAAGTATGTAATGTTAAATATATGTAATTGCCACATTAGAATGCAAATTTGCTAACTAAGTGCAATTTGTATTGTAAACTGTTGCTTTTGTATTAGAATTGCAGGGTTATTTGATTTTGAGagaatacaataaataaaatattttctttgggaCCAGATATTGCCTCAGTAGATTGCTAAGTTAGACAGCTACACTGGATGGATACTGtagcattttaaattaattgaaatgctATTTAGTCAAATTTAACTTGCACCCAATGAAAAAGTGTCATGAAAATGCAAGTGCTATGAAAATACCCTAACCTAATAGATGATAATCTTATATAAATCACTTGATTACAGTTCACATAAATATTGTTATAGTATTATAGGAGGCATATACACAGTACCTGAGGTGTGTGGTGAATGGTCCCCTTCTAGGCCCCCGGCCAGCCTCTCACTAGGGGGCCCCAGCACCCCCATGGGTAGTGCCTGATCCCCTGAGGACGAGTCCAACTCGGTCTCCTCGTTAGTAGGGAAGGCGATGTCACTCATGGGTTCTTCCTTGATACGTGGGGGCTTGGAGTCCTCCAGGGCCTTCTCAGGGTTCACCAGACGCTCATACTCCTCCGACAGCTCTTTGCTGAGCTGGGAACAGCCCCAGGAGATGGACGAGAGTTAAATGGTCAGTAGTGACCTAACAATTGTGCAGGAAAAACCTGTCAAACAATTCAAGAACCCCCCTCCAGAAAGTAGGCATATATGTGTATTGTGAGTACAATAAAAGGCTGTTCATGCGGCATGGAACGTTTGGCCCAAATGCCTTCAATTTGCAATGATTAACATTAATCCAATGACAATTCATTTGGTTGAGGGGGTGGGCTCTTTACCACCCTTTCAGACCTATGAACTGCCCTAGGATAATATCTAACTGCTCCTTGCTAAACTAGGAATAGCCTGGGATAATAGATTTCACAGTGGACAGTGGCAGATAGCTCATGGTGGAACTAGAAATTAGACCATGCCTATTTCAAGCTTATATTTAAGAAAAATCTTTGCATTATATTAGAATACTGCCAAGGTTAGTGAGCTGACTAACTCAATAAAATTGCTTTGTACTACATAACCCTGGGTGGAGTTCATTACGCCCAATTTAAGAGTttcattgcaaaacatttcacaactagGATATTATGCAAGTAACCAATGTTCCATTGTACAAATACAAGCAGGTCTTTCCCATTTCATTTCTCTGCAGTTTAACGAAACGCCTTGCCATGTGAAGGTCAAGTTCATGTTCAGGAGGGAAAAAAGTACTGAACATTGTCAACTCAATCAAAAACCAAGCACAGGTCAAAACAACACCATCAACATTTCCTCACCTGGAGCATATGGCTGTGGTAATCTTTGATCCGCACCTGCCAGAAGCGCTGCAGGGCCAGCACGCTTCCGATGCCCACCTCGTGGAACACCTGCTCCACAACATCCGGGAAGGGGGTGGAGCCCAGACGGGCCTCCCGGTCCACAGCTGTGCGCAGAAGCCTGCTAAGGCGCAGGTAGTGCTCATGGGCCAGATCAGTTAGGGTCTCCAGCACACTCTCCTGGGCCGACTCGAAGCCAGCGTGGGCCAGGACCGTGGCCACCGACTGGTAGAGGAGCTGTCGGCAGGAGGGCCAGCTCAGCTCAGTGACCGGCTCGCCTTTGCCCCTGCATAGGTTAAAATGTCAGAAGTACAGGACACACAATCGGaccattaaataaaaaagggaTTTCACCccaacatttcaattaaaagtaaatacaagtaatgaaagaaaaataatattgtataaGGACACTAATCAGATGAAGACAGTAGTCCAAAAAAGCATAAGGATGCCATGTGCATTCGGTGGGCGAGTGAGTatttaaaaaactgtaaatcatTTTGATTGTTTTATAGGTTAATATCTTTTGAGACGCACCCTCATATTTTATAGTGTCCAACTTTTTCATTTGTAAATAGTAACAGAGTCTGAGCAAGTAAGGAAATGGAGTCAGGAAGCAGCAGTAATGCAGTATTGGATGAATCTGCCTGAATGGGTGGGCACGGTCAGTCCCGTACAAGTGAGTCTAATAGCTTGAAAATAGAAGTGGGTTTTAAGTCTATTGATCTACCCAATTGGTTGGCACAACATCTGACAGTTTCAGACCAGACTGGACATATTTTCTCCCTTACTTGTAGAAGTCGCTCTCAGGGTCGCTGTGGCGGAGGTGAAAGGGCTGCCGGGGTGCCTTGCTGTCCAGGGGTAGCAGGTCATCAGGGGCTGCCGGCGGAGTGGGCGGCCGTGGCGGCAAACCCTCCCCTTCCTCCATTCGGCTGCCTCCTCCGGCACCACCGCCCTCTGAGGAGCCAGGGCCATGCCCCTGAGCATGGGTGGCTGCCAGAAGGCTGCGGAGGCGCCGGGTGTGCTGGCACAGCTGCACCGTGTGGATGGTGAGACTGCAGGGCTCTGAGGGGATGTCCAGCATGGTGGTGGGTCTGGGCCGCTGGGCTGACGGCTGGTGCAAAGGTGGGTCCTGCATCTCCACAGAGCGGAACTCCCGCTGGAGAAGGTCAAAGGAGCTGCGGCTCTGTGGGGCACCCGCCGGGCCCGGGATTTCGCCCCAGTAACGCATCATGGCTCCCTAGAAAGCCGCTTCAGCCTCTCATGTGTTTCTGGCGACAAAGAACAATAGAGCAAATTACAACAAACACATACTACAGGTGCGAGGCTCTGATAAAgtggatttgtttttatgttcagTACATTGCATCCTCATGAACATGACAAACATATTTAGGCTCGGGGCCAATAGTTGCTAATGGATTCGTAAACCATATTTAAGCAAAATGTTTATATGAATGCAAAGGACAATGCATTGTGTAGTTTGGTTAGCTGTCTACTAGCccactaattaaaatgtttgctggCATCACCCCAAACATTGAGATCTGTGATTGCAAGGCCACATTTTTATCAGCTTCCCATCTTCAGCAGCATGCTACAAATAATGGCCAAAGCGGGACAGGTAATTTGTTGCTAAACAGGTACAATCCTGTACAGTCATATGCAAAGTGGTATGCAATTACAATTAAACGAAACGTAACTGTTTAAAAAACGGTACTTACAATTGTAGGGCTTACTAGCTGCAAAGCTACTATTAGGTGAGGTACAGTACATACGTTTTTACATTCAACAGTTATTTTACTACGGTAGAGTACCGCACGGGATAAATTAATTCACTACATTACAGCAGGGGTTCTTAAACCTCTCATTGCTTGGACCTCCAGCCCTCTCGCACTGTTGCGGTACCCTTGAACTAGCTTACCTGAACCAAGCAGTCAAGGTCTTGATCATTAGTTTATTAAAGAGTGCTTGAACTGGAATACATCAAATACATGGAACGAGTGGGCAGGAATAGATTTGATGACCACTGCGTAAAAGCGAATGAAAGTATCCTGTGCGTTATAGcacagcagttttttttttactctatcAGTCgctaagaatatatttttgacCCGAGCTGTAATTTAAGATATTATAGTTATATTCATTAGCGAGAAAACGGTCAATTTACTTTCAATTAAATCTTGGAAACTCGGACAACAATCTAATCTAACgtcgttagctagctaacatcaaaGCTAACTTGGAAAAGCGAGACTTTTTGGGTAAAAGTATTGCTATAGCTTGATGGCCAATATAGACAACTTTTCTCACCGTAATTGTAGAGGAACAACCCGTAGGTAAAGTTTACAAACATATATGTCACTTTTAGAATAATCACTTAGCTAGTTACCTACTGTACGTACTACAGTAACTCGTTCATCTGCTTACTTATGTTCCAAACGTTGCTTATGGTCCCTGTCATTAAAAGCACCGTCGCGTGTACATGGCTTGCAACAGTTCCTCCATctaataaattattcaaatgcgCACAGTAGATGGAAATATAGACATTAATTTCGTTAAACATGGTTCCGCTTTAGTGGCACTTTATGTTCGGATATTTAATCACGTTTGCCTAAAATCACATAAACTATCTATCCAAAGCTTTTGGCGGTACCATGTCATATAGAATTGTGTTGCCGTACGTCCGATTTGAAAGCAGAACCAAATAAACATGGCGGACTCTTCAATCTCGTATGAAAGTGAACAAGATATTCTCGAAGAAATTGATACACCTGTGAAAATGGAAGAGCTTGTAGGTAATGAAAATGGTTCTGAATGTGTTAAGAAAACAGACGTCACTAGCAATACTAAAGAAACCGAGGACACTTTCAAAAAACCGACTCTTTTTGCTGCGCCTTCGTTCACTAGTAAACGAGGTCCTGTTGCGAGCAGCGCTACAAGAAAGCCTACACAGGAAGCAAATATCGACGAAGAACAACCAAAAGCACCTGCTTTGGATACTAGCGAAACGTCTGCAGATGAATATGCGGCTCAACCCAAGGCATCCACCCCTTCTACTTCAGAAAACGTCAACACTACTCCGGGTCCAGAGGAAGATGAACAATGCGGCAAAGATaagactattattattattagcagtggtggtgatggtgcACCCGCTAAGACCAAGCTACAAGACGTCAAACCACCACCAAGATTTCTTGTCAAAGGACCACCTCCTGGCAAATTTAAGCCCCACCCTCCTGTGCCATACTCCGAACCCCCCTGGGCAGGACTGTCAGATATTCCCTATTCCTTAGAAATTCTTAAAAATGGTACTATTGTTGATACAGTCCCACTCACCCAACAAAGTTATTTTGTAGTGGGACGTTTACCTGTGTGCGACGTGTCCCTGGAACACCCCTCAATCTCCAGGTATCATGCTGTCATTCAGTACCGCGGGCTAGCAGGTGACGATGAGGCTGTTGGAGAGGCAAGAGGGTTCTACATACATGACTTGGGCAGCACACATGGTACCTTCGTCAACAAGAACAAGATACCACCAAAGACCTATATCAGATTGCGGGTTGGGCACGTCCTCAAATTTGGGGGAAGCACTAGACTTTTCATCTTGCAGGTGAAAACATACAAGAACAATTCTGTCATGCTAGAATATTACATTGCTTACCCCtaagtcaatcaatcaagcGTATTTAtacagccctttttacatcagcaattgtcacagtgcttttacaaaacacccagccttaaaccccaaggagcaaacaacagtagtgttgaatttcagtaatAGGAATACCAAATCAAATGTTATACATAGTGCCCTTTCTACCATAAGTAGGCTGGATGTAGTAAACCAGAAGATACATTCTTATTCCTGTGTATGTAGTCCTCTACTCTAATGGTTCTCAGTCCTGGTAAATGGtgcacatttcagttttttgccCTAAtaccacagctgattcaactgtTATCCAGCTTTGAATAGTTGAATCAGGTTTGTAGTGTTAAGgccaaaaactaaaatatgcaCACCTTTGGACTCCCAGGGGCAGGATTAAGAATAATTTCTCTGCCATTGCATTTCTTCTAAGTTCTACCGTACATCTGCAGGGTCCAGAGTTTGACGAAGAGGCGGAGTCGGAGCTTACGGTCACTGAGCTGAGGGAGCGAACTAGGAAGCAGCGGGAGGAGTTGGAGAGGAGAATGATGGGAGAGGGGTCAGAtgaggaggacgaggaagagGGGAAAGAAGAGAGTGGTGTTAAAGGAACAAGTTCCAATGATGATTCAGGCTGTTCCTGGGGAATTGGTAAGCTTTTCTTTGTCACCAGCGAAATATgtggtttggaaatgttcaatTTGCCATTGGCACCAAATTGGAGTGACTTTATATTATGGCTAACCTTGGTTCACTAAAGGAGGGAAAGAAGTATGGCACTTAGATGGTCAGCTTCCTAAGGTGATGTGCCCCTGTACTGCTCCCCCAGGGGATGTACCCCTATCGATGGCCCCTCAATTCCTGCATGACACACTGTAACTGCAGTCAAGTAACCTCCAGAAAATAACCAAACCTGCTCAATGAGTTCTTTACGAacataaatatttaaacaatcaAGCTCTGAAATGGGACGGTTCTTGTCTCTGCAAGATTCTAGATGCACTTATCCAAGCCACTCACCTTTTTGAGCTAGTATGGTGGGTCAATCTAACAATCCGGTAAAAGTAAGTACACATTAGTACTTGAGTGCTTGAAGAAAAATGAACAAAGGGCTAGCCTTGGTTTAATAATAGGCGAAGGGGTGTGGAGTTATTTTAAAGCTAGAGTTTTCTAGGTTTTTGGTGTAGGGCCAGGGATTCTGCAGTGTGGGCTGGAGTCAGGTTGTCTGGGGGAAACTCATACGGGAGGATCTGCAAAGGCTGGTATGCAGGTGCCTCCAGGCCTGATGGAGTACTTCGATCAGTCAAAGAAACATATCACAGTCAATGCATGATTTCCTGCATAAAGATCTGTATCAGCATTGTCAAACAGTTCACAAGTCTAAGAGATGATCAGCGGCTGTATCCTTCACTCCAAGAGCATAGAGCGCTCCTGGATAATAGACAGTTGGCAATAACTGGGAAGatacagtgaactccaaaagtaCTTGGACAGTGGCACAAATGTTTTTGGCTCTGTTCACAAGAAGCACAAGAAGAACATGTTTTTGCAGAAAAAGTAGAGGatcaggtttttcttttttacgtAAGAGGCTGCAGAGTTCTGgaaaattttatttaaggaAGAAAAAACTAAGATTAGCAAGTACCAGATGAATGGTAAGTAGACacagtggagagaaaaaaagcaactcaactgtgaagtgtggtggaggggctGTTATGCTGTAGACATGTATTACTGTCACTGAATCATcatacagcaggacaatgaccccccCACTcaacctgaatccaattcagTAAACCTTTAACAGGTTGAAAACAGGTCTgaagtcaaaaaaaaaataattactttgaAACTGAAGAttgctgcagtacaggcctggccgTGGATCACCCGGGGAAGATTCACCACCCAAAATCTGTTGATGtctgtaatgtactgtaggttgcagacttcagccctggtcaaaggtTACAGAGACCTGTGGCCCTTGTTGACTTATCCCACCGCCCTCCATTTGTCAGTCCTCGCCAGCACATGCAAGTCCAATCGTGATGTGTTCAAGCATGTGATCTGATGGAGTCCATGACACATCAATGGGAGTAATGGCGATCAGGTGGCATCCACTCCCATCAGCCAGAGGCATGTGCGGGAATGCACTACAGCCCCCCAGTTGAAACTGGGAATGGCAGAGGCCAAAGTAAATCGCATTTAGGAAAATCGGGTCATCTAGTGGTGGCAAACCAGCTGAAACTGGATTACTTAGTGTGCCATGTGGTGAGGGCACTGTTCCATTATGTCATACCAAAATTACAATTGAATTCAACCCCAAGGCACAAATGAATTGACTTTAATCCTTGTGCTTCTCCCTTTCCGTGCCTCTTCGCCTTCCTTTCTATCCACATGTAGCCGATGAGGTGgccccggaggaggatgacaaCGAGGAGAACCCTTTCTCCACAGAATTCCAGGAGGACCAGGAGGCTGCTTACCTGAAGGACCCAAAGAAGGCACTGCAGGGCTTTTATGATCGAGAAGGTCAGACCTCGGGATTTGAACACTTAACCATTTGATGGACATTCACCTGTTGTCCTGCTGGTGGGTTTGACAACATCCTGTCATATTTTCCCTTTCAGGGGAAGAGCTTGAGTTTGAGTATGAAGACAAAAGCCACGGGACCTGGCTATGCAGAATAAAGTATGCTTTGATTTCGTTTGAGCTGTGTTAATGTGTATTGTAAGTTGGGTAGTTTAAGTCATTGATGCTTAATGGCTGAAAGCCATAGTGTATCAGACATTATAAAGGTTCTGAATCGAACCCtgaatgctttgtttacatgacaATGTATATCACAGGTATGACAAAATAGTACTTTTTGCTCATATTTTTATTCGGTTTGTAATAGCAGTAAAGTATGTGGCCAATATTTCACAACCAAGGGCAGTATCTATAATCACATttctatcaatcaaatgtatttataaagccctttttacatcagcagttgtcagaaagtgcttttacaaaacatccagccttaaaccccaaggagcaaacaacagttgtgttgAATTTCGGATATAACGCACCCATCTGGCCTCATGGCTTAAATATAGGCAAGGGAAGTTCATTTGTATAGCACCTTTCATACACAGGGCAGTTGAAAGTGCTttacattagaaaaataaataaacatcaggCATACTAGAAATATATTTAGCATAAAAGACaaagcatacaaaaaaaatcacatttaagaTGGATAAAAGATTACAAGAAGATGAATACACTTggggctggtttcacagacacaggctCCGTCTACGACTTAAAATACCAGATCAATGGAATTGAACTTCTGCGAAACAGGGCCTTagtatattaataaaatataccaAGTGTCTAATGCAAAACAATCTTTTAATTCATCCCTTCACTCACAGGCTTCCAGTGGACGATGCTTCGGGAAAGCAGCTGGTTGCTGAGGTGACCCACACTGGAAAGAAGAAAGATGCAGCCATCCAGTGTTGCCTGGAGGCATGCCGCATTCTGGAGGCTCGGGGCTTGCTCAGGCAGGAGGCAGGTGGGATTCCTAGTGGAGCCTGCATTAGGGCACAACATACCTGATACTATCTACTGTAGTCAATGCTGCTGATTACACTGGCAGAGATGGATCTTTGACACCAGTTGACATTGAGAATCCTCATTTGGAGGATTTATTTGTTCTCAGTAGATATTTATGTCCCTTAATTCCATGTTGTTGTGAAGCTCTGAACCCCTCTGTTCGCCAGGAGTGTTTACATCGCACCGTTGTCTATGTAGCTACTGCCGTTACGTCGTACGTTCAACTTTTCATAATCCAATCCCCCAAGTTTCCCGCAAGCGCAAGAAGAAGAACTGGGAGGACGAAGATTTCTACGACAGCGATGACGACAACTTCCTGGACCGGACCGGTGCTGTGGAGAAGAAGAGGCAGGAGCGCATGAAGAGGGCCGGGAAGATCCAGCAGCGCCCTGACACATACGAGTCGCTGGTAAAGACTGTGTGCTCTGAAATCAATAAACATTACGTTTCCCTCAAATTGAAGTGTATCAATTAAACCACAATTCCTCTGAATGATTACAACAATTACAATTTCTAAAGCAGTGTTTttggttttctgtctgtctcaagTCTAGGTAGAAGAGTGACATACTGTGCTTGTTTTCttgattttgtttatttcaaccTTATTTAACCAGGTGGCTAAACTATCAGGGGTTGAGAAGGACTtggcagagacagagaagaagctcagtgtggcagGGAGAGGTGAGTGGTGCATAGCAGGAGTTTGTATGCCAAGGGAGTACTACAGCAATTTGTCCCAACTAGGCATCAAACCAAGTGTCTTGGTTCATTTTTCTATTTAACGATGGCCTAAGTTCAACACATCTGGTCTTCTATGTAACTTTTTAACTTGGGCCATCGAGGGCCAAAACACctgttcttttttgtttctaaTAGCA
This window contains:
- the supt7l gene encoding STAGA complex 65 subunit gamma — its product is MMRYWGEIPGPAGAPQSRSSFDLLQREFRSVEMQDPPLHQPSAQRPRPTTMLDIPSEPCSLTIHTVQLCQHTRRLRSLLAATHAQGHGPGSSEGGGAGGGSRMEEGEGLPPRPPTPPAAPDDLLPLDSKAPRQPFHLRHSDPESDFYKGKGEPVTELSWPSCRQLLYQSVATVLAHAGFESAQESVLETLTDLAHEHYLRLSRLLRTAVDREARLGSTPFPDVVEQVFHEVGIGSVLALQRFWQVRIKDYHSHMLQLSKELSEEYERLVNPEKALEDSKPPRIKEEPMSDIAFPTNEETELDSSSGDQALPMGVLGPPSERLAGGLEGDHSPHTSGGGVANSSPLWHLTQVKMEPQDGEEGQVSGHGVLGGDVFEEGGPMSTMSEPDTMAPSPGGVASDASYASHSPDSLMGTSPVFNQRPRKRMKKI
- the slc4a1ap gene encoding kanadaptin isoform X1 — its product is MADSSISYESEQDILEEIDTPVKMEELVGNENGSECVKKTDVTSNTKETEDTFKKPTLFAAPSFTSKRGPVASSATRKPTQEANIDEEQPKAPALDTSETSADEYAAQPKASTPSTSENVNTTPGPEEDEQCGKDKTIIIISSGGDGAPAKTKLQDVKPPPRFLVKGPPPGKFKPHPPVPYSEPPWAGLSDIPYSLEILKNGTIVDTVPLTQQSYFVVGRLPVCDVSLEHPSISRYHAVIQYRGLAGDDEAVGEARGFYIHDLGSTHGTFVNKNKIPPKTYIRLRVGHVLKFGGSTRLFILQGPEFDEEAESELTVTELRERTRKQREELERRMMGEGSDEEDEEEGKEESGVKGTSSNDDSGCSWGIADEVAPEEDDNEENPFSTEFQEDQEAAYLKDPKKALQGFYDREGEELEFEYEDKSHGTWLCRIKLPVDDASGKQLVAEVTHTGKKKDAAIQCCLEACRILEARGLLRQEAVSRKRKKKNWEDEDFYDSDDDNFLDRTGAVEKKRQERMKRAGKIQQRPDTYESLVAKLSGVEKDLAETEKKLSVAGRDGSHSSSDDPLDVFMVAVRTEAALDAVERRKLHVHAADLRKEAQRLQRLVELTRPAQMPSLQTGSGSGSSEVDRPKKRSLPLFGAMKGGAKFKLRTGTIGKLPPKRANLPDELFNMKGEEEEEEEEEDDKRSEDVTVADMQAEEPQQSNDSTDSPEGFGTGSGLEHPPLSKSPRGQQLSQKNRDVEESDEALEDAPLGRLKPLPDTDFKEGHEEEMVAKPSPKKFLKKRIIGPTRPPATLSGQYPENDPDYCVWLPPTGQSGDGRTHLNDKYGY